Proteins from a genomic interval of Mesobacillus sp. S13:
- a CDS encoding UDP-N-acetylmuramoyl-L-alanyl-D-glutamate--2,6-diaminopimelate ligase: MRLTKVLEALGGSVKKYKNDTDPFLTGIQMDSRKVKPGDLFVAIKGFQIDGHKFITQAMDNGARAVIGENELELEVPYIQVFDSRQALGRAASEFYDHPSRNHTVIGVTGTNGKTTVSYILRHILESAGKSCSLLGTVSYIINNEVYKPSNTTPDALQIQELISKSKDEFVVLEVSSHALKQYRIEGLELDYGLFTNLSHDHLDYHPTIEDYFEAKTLMYNYMKKEGSAVVSRLGEWGDKLSSILNAKDIPVYSLGYDDSHDLKIEDIKLNGQTRFDIKMGGITYPLTFPSPGLHNVYNAALAFLTAVKIGISPDVITEALKSFPGVPGRFEMISHPEGATFIVDYAHTKDAIEYCLQAAQEHEAVKIKHIFGFRGERDETKREHMVKASAAMSDEFTLTFDDLNGISEEEMAKELQDLNVRFGKNKGKVITDRTMAIRNAWENAQSGEWILITGKGPEEYQSMYKLPTSTDKETLLYLKKMQNKEKVIG; the protein is encoded by the coding sequence ATGAGATTAACCAAGGTGCTAGAAGCACTCGGCGGCAGTGTGAAAAAATATAAGAATGATACAGATCCTTTCTTGACTGGAATTCAGATGGATTCACGTAAAGTGAAGCCTGGAGATTTATTTGTCGCAATTAAAGGTTTTCAGATAGATGGCCACAAGTTTATTACTCAAGCTATGGACAATGGGGCTAGAGCAGTCATAGGGGAAAATGAGCTTGAACTTGAAGTCCCTTATATCCAAGTTTTTGACAGCAGGCAAGCATTAGGAAGGGCAGCGAGTGAATTTTACGATCACCCGTCGAGAAATCATACAGTAATCGGAGTTACAGGTACAAACGGAAAAACAACCGTATCATACATTTTAAGACATATTCTGGAGAGTGCAGGAAAAAGCTGCTCATTGCTCGGCACAGTATCTTATATTATTAATAATGAAGTGTACAAGCCCTCAAATACAACCCCGGATGCTTTGCAGATCCAGGAATTGATTTCAAAAAGCAAGGATGAGTTTGTAGTGCTGGAAGTGTCGTCACACGCACTGAAACAATATAGGATTGAAGGCCTGGAACTGGACTATGGCTTATTTACCAACCTATCACATGATCATCTAGATTACCATCCGACCATCGAGGACTATTTCGAAGCAAAAACATTGATGTACAATTACATGAAAAAAGAGGGTTCAGCCGTCGTCAGCAGATTGGGCGAGTGGGGAGACAAACTTTCGAGTATTTTAAACGCTAAAGATATCCCTGTATATTCTCTCGGCTATGACGATTCCCATGACTTGAAAATAGAGGATATAAAATTGAATGGCCAAACAAGGTTTGATATCAAGATGGGAGGAATCACCTATCCGCTGACTTTCCCATCACCTGGTCTTCACAATGTCTACAATGCAGCATTGGCCTTTTTAACAGCAGTGAAAATCGGTATCAGTCCTGATGTGATTACAGAGGCGCTTAAATCCTTCCCAGGAGTCCCGGGTAGATTCGAAATGATTTCCCATCCTGAAGGCGCTACTTTCATCGTCGATTATGCACATACAAAGGATGCGATTGAATACTGCCTGCAAGCAGCTCAAGAGCATGAGGCAGTAAAAATAAAGCATATATTCGGCTTCCGTGGAGAGCGAGATGAGACAAAAAGAGAACATATGGTCAAAGCCTCGGCTGCAATGAGTGATGAGTTCACCTTGACCTTCGATGACTTGAACGGCATATCCGAAGAAGAAATGGCCAAAGAATTACAGGATTTGAATGTACGGTTTGGCAAGAATAAAGGGAAAGTCATTACCGACAGGACCATGGCAATCCGGAATGCATGGGAAAACGCCCAGAGCGGGGAGTGGATTCTCATCACTGGAAAAGGACCAGAGGAGTATCAATCAATGTATAAGCTTCCAACGTCGACAGATAAGGAAACGTTGTTATATTTAAAAAAGATGCAGAACAAGGAAAAGGTAATTGGTTGA
- a CDS encoding RNA polymerase sigma factor translates to MSDHYSNHFHEVYVEYSDKVYGYLLLLTGKKEVAEDLTQETFLRVYKHIHQFNGDSQIFTWLVKIARNVAIDHLRRRRRLRFFSLDKYVIQSCQPSPVEIIVKGEKTSHLYKGIKALKLSYQEVLILRKIKEFSIRETALILGWSESKVKITTSRAMAALKKELKRRGEIIEEII, encoded by the coding sequence TTGAGCGATCACTACAGCAATCATTTCCATGAGGTATATGTGGAGTACAGTGACAAGGTTTATGGCTATCTCCTGTTATTGACCGGAAAGAAAGAAGTCGCAGAGGATCTAACCCAGGAAACATTTTTAAGGGTGTACAAGCATATTCACCAATTTAACGGTGATTCACAAATTTTCACATGGCTTGTTAAAATTGCCCGGAATGTTGCTATTGACCATTTAAGAAGACGAAGGAGGCTGCGTTTCTTTTCTTTGGATAAGTATGTCATTCAATCATGTCAGCCTTCTCCTGTCGAAATTATTGTAAAAGGGGAGAAGACTTCACACCTTTATAAAGGGATCAAAGCTCTGAAGCTAAGCTACCAGGAAGTATTGATTCTAAGGAAAATCAAAGAATTTTCAATTAGGGAAACCGCTTTGATTCTTGGCTGGAGCGAAAGTAAAGTGAAAATCACGACTTCCCGTGCAATGGCAGCCTTAAAAAAAGAGTTAAAGAGAAGAGGGGAAATAATTGAAGAAATCATTTGA
- a CDS encoding metal-sulfur cluster assembly factor: MDKKEIYKMLAEVEEPMLGVDIVNLGLVYEVSVKDDNDVEIVMTTRNEDCMLADYIALSAREHLAGHIGNLDHIDIKMVSAPKWTKERMSKYAKYLLDL; the protein is encoded by the coding sequence GTGGATAAAAAAGAAATTTATAAAATGCTTGCAGAGGTAGAAGAACCGATGCTTGGAGTCGATATTGTGAACCTTGGCCTCGTCTATGAAGTCAGTGTCAAGGATGATAATGATGTCGAAATCGTTATGACCACGAGAAATGAAGACTGCATGCTTGCCGATTATATTGCTCTCTCTGCACGTGAACACCTGGCTGGACATATAGGGAACCTCGATCATATTGATATTAAAATGGTCTCAGCTCCCAAGTGGACAAAAGAGCGCATGTCCAAGTACGCGAAATATTTACTGGATCTATAA
- a CDS encoding YjcZ family sporulation protein, whose amino-acid sequence MYGYSGCGYGGYGVGGAGYGSGFVLIVVLFILLIIVGCACYR is encoded by the coding sequence ATGTACGGATACAGCGGCTGTGGATATGGCGGTTACGGTGTAGGAGGAGCTGGATATGGCAGCGGTTTTGTGTTAATCGTTGTGCTGTTTATCCTCTTGATCATCGTTGGCTGCGCATGTTATCGCTAA
- a CDS encoding carbohydrate ABC transporter permease, whose translation MSSTTAPRFYETKKFKKKVRHTFVTLLLLAGSTLILMPLWWMISTSLKSPAEIAQYPPTFFPKEFNFNNYIEAWQTAPFTRWALNTLFLAVVGTIGSVLVNSLVAYAFAKIKFKGRNALFVIVLSTMLIPGFVTMVPQYILFSKLGWIDTYLPLLVPAFLGSAFFIFLLRQFMMGIPNELIEAAVLDGAGHLQIWWNIMLPLTKPALITVAIFSFNGAWNDLLGPLLYINDESKYTLQIGLQTFKGTVQTQWHYLMAMSVTVLLPVILLFFFFQKYFIEGSNISSGTKG comes from the coding sequence ATGAGTTCAACGACAGCACCAAGATTTTACGAGACTAAAAAGTTTAAAAAAAAGGTAAGACATACATTCGTAACGCTGCTGCTCCTTGCCGGAAGCACATTAATCTTAATGCCGTTATGGTGGATGATATCGACTTCACTTAAGTCACCGGCAGAGATTGCGCAATATCCGCCGACGTTTTTTCCGAAAGAGTTCAATTTTAATAATTATATAGAAGCCTGGCAGACTGCACCTTTCACTCGCTGGGCATTGAATACGCTTTTCTTGGCAGTAGTCGGGACAATCGGCAGTGTACTTGTCAACTCGCTGGTAGCCTATGCTTTTGCGAAAATAAAGTTTAAGGGAAGAAATGCTCTCTTTGTCATTGTTTTGTCCACGATGCTGATTCCTGGGTTTGTAACGATGGTGCCGCAATATATCCTCTTCTCGAAGCTTGGATGGATTGACACGTATCTGCCATTGCTCGTACCCGCATTCCTTGGCAGTGCGTTTTTCATCTTCCTTCTGCGGCAGTTCATGATGGGGATACCGAATGAGCTGATCGAAGCCGCCGTCCTTGATGGTGCCGGTCACCTGCAGATATGGTGGAATATCATGCTTCCGCTTACAAAGCCAGCATTGATTACAGTAGCGATTTTCTCCTTCAATGGTGCATGGAACGATCTGTTAGGGCCGTTGCTTTATATCAATGATGAAAGCAAGTATACATTGCAAATTGGTCTGCAGACCTTCAAGGGAACTGTTCAGACCCAATGGCATTACTTGATGGCAATGTCGGTCACAGTTCTATTGCCGGTGATCCTGTTATTTTTCTTTTTCCAAAAATACTTTATCGAAGGATCAAATATCTCTTCAGGCACTAAAGGATAA
- a CDS encoding ABC transporter substrate-binding protein — translation MKRGLALILTAFMIIGLLAGCSGEQSAEAEKTKDGKVIVDFWTFWGSETRRPIIEKIIDDYNNSQDKVFVKHTFLPWGDIWTKNLASVAAGNPADVIVNDINTVAQRAENKQVEDLSQYIDDSFKQKFYPHLWETVEYDGKSYAVPFNTDTRLLFYNKTAFKEAGLDPEKPPATWAELEEYAKKLDSKNGDRYERVGFYPLWGSVGASSWMTNADNGNGFIEDGELTINTPKKVEALNWILDWKERLGEKTVQAFQAEFGSEQANPFIAGKVAMWVDVGTFYTQLRDYGQDVDFGVAPIPANEEGSGNWAEGGGFVVEIPKGADHPEEAMDFIEYLTDVEAQKYWAVKNYDNVANVKAAEAALNELEGPDKLVYEATVKNLEQTKMFPVPVEYPDYHSRLNPHIDNALLGKTTPEKALKQAEEDIEKMKK, via the coding sequence ATGAAAAGGGGTCTAGCACTAATTCTAACAGCATTTATGATAATTGGCTTACTTGCTGGATGCTCAGGGGAGCAAAGCGCAGAAGCTGAAAAAACGAAAGATGGAAAAGTAATAGTTGATTTCTGGACGTTTTGGGGATCAGAAACACGCCGGCCGATCATCGAAAAAATCATTGATGATTATAATAATTCCCAGGATAAGGTGTTTGTTAAACATACTTTCTTGCCATGGGGTGATATCTGGACAAAGAACCTTGCCTCAGTTGCAGCCGGCAATCCTGCAGATGTCATTGTCAATGACATCAACACGGTGGCCCAACGAGCTGAAAACAAGCAGGTTGAGGATTTAAGCCAGTATATTGATGATTCATTTAAGCAAAAATTTTACCCGCATTTATGGGAAACTGTAGAGTATGACGGAAAGTCATATGCTGTTCCTTTCAATACAGACACACGTCTTCTTTTCTACAATAAAACGGCATTCAAGGAAGCGGGTCTTGATCCTGAGAAGCCGCCTGCCACATGGGCAGAGCTTGAGGAGTATGCAAAGAAATTAGATAGTAAGAATGGTGACCGATACGAACGAGTTGGCTTCTATCCATTATGGGGAAGTGTCGGAGCTTCAAGCTGGATGACAAACGCTGATAATGGCAATGGATTCATTGAGGATGGAGAGCTGACAATCAACACTCCCAAAAAAGTTGAAGCCCTGAATTGGATCCTTGATTGGAAAGAACGTCTCGGAGAAAAAACTGTCCAAGCCTTCCAGGCAGAGTTCGGGAGCGAACAGGCAAACCCATTCATCGCAGGAAAAGTTGCCATGTGGGTTGATGTAGGAACATTCTACACACAATTAAGAGATTATGGACAGGATGTCGATTTTGGTGTCGCTCCAATTCCTGCAAACGAGGAAGGGTCAGGTAACTGGGCAGAAGGCGGAGGATTTGTAGTTGAAATCCCGAAAGGCGCCGATCATCCAGAGGAAGCAATGGACTTTATTGAATACCTGACAGACGTAGAAGCACAGAAATATTGGGCAGTGAAAAACTATGACAATGTAGCTAATGTTAAAGCTGCAGAGGCAGCATTAAATGAGCTGGAAGGTCCTGATAAGCTGGTTTATGAAGCTACTGTCAAAAACCTGGAGCAAACCAAGATGTTCCCTGTACCCGTAGAGTATCCGGATTATCATAGCAGATTGAACCCGCATATCGACAATGCGCTTTTAGGTAAAACAACTCCAGAAAAAGCATTGAAGCAAGCAGAAGAAGATATCGAAAAAATGAAGAAATAA
- a CDS encoding YjcZ family sporulation protein, whose amino-acid sequence MSEGCGYGGGFALLVVLFILLIIIGASWGFGY is encoded by the coding sequence ATGTCTGAAGGATGCGGCTATGGTGGCGGTTTCGCCCTGCTTGTAGTATTGTTCATTCTTTTAATTATAATCGGAGCGTCTTGGGGTTTCGGTTACTAA
- a CDS encoding carbohydrate ABC transporter permease, whose translation MKSSESTLVHEEAGSPVTRERKTVESARTKGLSRKAKDNLAGYLFISPWIIGFLGLTLGPLLFSLAASFTDYNITSKMNFIGLENYKRMFTMDDLFRTSLFNTIYYVIFSVPLTTAGAILLAVLLNHKIKGMKFFRTIYYLPAVLSGVAVYFLWMQLLSPSTGLVNTMLGWVGIDGPAWLFDPEWTKPALLLMKMWSVGGGMLLYLAIMQGVSTQMYEAADIEGASPWQKFYHITLPMISPIIFFDVITSTIGAFQIFQEAYVMTENGSGGPGNSLLFYNLHMWNNAFEVFDMGYASAMAWLLFIIVMILTAVNMKLGKRWVHYEGGNGK comes from the coding sequence ATGAAGTCATCGGAAAGTACATTAGTGCATGAAGAAGCTGGGTCACCAGTAACAAGGGAACGTAAAACTGTTGAATCAGCACGAACGAAGGGTCTCAGCAGAAAGGCGAAGGACAATTTGGCAGGGTATTTATTTATTTCTCCTTGGATCATTGGGTTTCTTGGGTTGACCTTGGGGCCATTGCTCTTCAGCCTGGCTGCAAGTTTCACAGATTACAATATTACTTCGAAAATGAATTTCATAGGTTTGGAAAACTATAAACGCATGTTTACGATGGACGATTTATTCCGCACTTCTCTTTTTAATACTATTTATTATGTGATTTTCTCGGTTCCATTGACGACTGCAGGAGCTATTTTACTGGCCGTCCTGTTGAATCATAAGATCAAAGGGATGAAGTTTTTCAGGACAATCTATTATCTGCCGGCGGTATTATCCGGTGTTGCTGTATATTTTCTTTGGATGCAGCTTTTGAGCCCTTCAACAGGACTTGTCAACACAATGCTTGGGTGGGTCGGAATTGATGGTCCAGCCTGGCTGTTTGATCCCGAGTGGACGAAGCCGGCATTGCTTTTAATGAAAATGTGGAGCGTAGGCGGGGGAATGCTTTTATACTTGGCAATCATGCAAGGGGTTTCGACTCAGATGTATGAAGCTGCAGATATAGAAGGGGCATCGCCATGGCAAAAGTTTTACCATATCACACTGCCTATGATTTCGCCTATCATATTCTTTGATGTAATCACAAGTACGATTGGTGCATTCCAGATTTTTCAGGAAGCGTATGTCATGACCGAAAATGGAAGCGGTGGGCCTGGTAATTCGCTCTTATTCTATAACCTCCATATGTGGAACAATGCGTTTGAAGTCTTTGACATGGGTTATGCTTCGGCCATGGCCTGGCTATTGTTTATCATTGTCATGATTCTGACAGCAGTGAATATGAAGCTTGGTAAACGGTGGGTGCATTATGAAGGGGGTAACGGCAAATGA